GCCCTAATTTCAGAAGTTATAAAGTCTACATCACTAAACTTTTCTGCAAAGTAAGCACTGTGCTGACAAGTCAGAGAGCCAACTTCAAAGAACTTAGGCTTTTTGATGCGTTGATTACTGCCCTTTTCCAAATAAGGGGCAATAATATTAAAAATTGGTTCTTTATTTCTTTCACATGCTTCAGAAATTGGTAAATCAGTCATGTTAAACATGATACAATAGATTTCGTGAAAAAAAGACTTAAAATTCGATTATCTGAAAATGATATTATATTTGAAGATGATAACTATATAGCCTTAAATAAAAAGGCCGGCTGGCCTGTACACAAAACTCTCGATCCAATGCGAGATAATTGTACAGACGCCCTTAAAAGCTATCTCAAATTCAGAGAGGATGGAAAGTCACCTTACCTCGTCTTAGTACATAGGCTTGATGTTGAAACAGCAGGTATTCTTCTCTTTGCGAAGTCAAAAGAAGCAAATAAGTATTTACAAGACCTATTTAGCTCTCACCAAGCAGATAAGATTGATAAGAGATATCTTGCAATTTGCAGTGGAAGGCCAAAAACTGATGAAGGCACAATAGAGAATTTTATCAAAGGCCAAAGAGAAGGTCGTAAAGAGAAGATGGTGGTTGTTTCCTCTGGAGGAAAGAAGGCCATTACAAATTATTGGGTAAAGGACTTTAAAAACGACTACTCACTTATTGAGTTTCAGATTCTAACAGGAAGAAAGCATCAAATAAGACTTCATGCAAAGTCTATTGGTCATCCTATCTTTGGTGATCCAATTTATTCAAATTCAAAAGAACAAGATGGACAAAGGCTATGTGCTTATAAGTTGAGCTTCTTTGATAAGTTCTCAAATCAGAAGATTGATTTAGAAATTAGGCCCGTGTTTGATCTTGATAATTTTAGAACAAAAATTAGTGATGAATTTAAGTATATTATTTTTAATAAGCCTTATAACGTCCTTTGCCAATTTGGAAAGGATCATAAAGATCAACTAAGCCTTATTGATTACAATCTTCCAAAAGAGCTCTACCCTGTTGGACGACTTGATAAAGATAGCGAAGGACTTTTAATTTTGACTAATGATGGAAAGTATAAAGACCGTATGGCAAATGCTAAGAGCAAAGTTGAAAAAACATATTTGGTACAAGTTGATGGTGATATCACCAATGAGGCAATTGAAGAGCTAAAAAAAGGCGTTGTGATTAAAGATAATTACAAGACAAAGCCAGCAAAAGTTAAAAAAATTGAATCAAACCTTGTGAAAGTAGAACAAAGAGATCCACCTGTGCGCTTTCGAAAAAATATTCCAACAAGCTGGATTGAAGTGAGAATTTCAGAAGGAAAGAATCGTCAAGTACGCCGAATGTGTGCGGCAGTTGGCTTTCCGACACTTAGGCTTATTCGTACAGCAATTGGAAATATCAAACTAGGCGAACTTAAGCTTGGTCAGTTTGAGTTTTTTGACGGTCAATAAGAGCAAAAATAATTCCTAAAATAGCACCACTTACTAATCCACCACCATGGGCCCAATTGGCCATCTTAAAATTAAAGACATCAAAAAAGCCGAGAAAGAGCCATCCAGTCATCAAAACGATATCTGTCGTTGGCAGCTTAAATTTGAAATTGGGATTTAATCGCGAATAAGGCCAAAGAAACCCAAGTAAACCGTATACAACTCCAGAGAGGCCTCCAAAGAATCCAGGGCTCATTGCAGCTTGGAGAAAATTAGAAATAATCCCTGTAAATAAAAGAAGGAGAATAAGAAAGAAGCTTCCTTTTGTGAATTCAATTAACTTTCCTAATTCCTTCCACCATAAAAGATTAAAGAATACGTGCATGAATCCAAAATGAATAAAGGCCGGAGTAATGATTCGCCAATACTCCCCTGCATTTAAATTATGATACGGGTCTAGCTTAGAAGTTGAAAATGCGAAGAGATAATAGAGATTTTCATTCTTTAGAATCCAACCAAATATGAAGACAATTGCACACAAGGCGAGAATTATAATAGTAGCTGGTCCCATTCTTAGGCTTTGTACATATTGCCAGTCTTTATTAACTTCGATGGGCTTTGCTCCCCCAATATAGACACGATAAACTTCACGTGCTTGAGAGAGATCTTTTAACTCAACGACAAAGAGATGAAAGAAGTCGTTTTCGAACTCTTTTCTTATATGAATACCTTCATTTAATAATTGTTTCTCTATTACACTTACAATTTGTTCATCTCTTAGAGAGCCAATATAGTGAAGTCTTTTTAGGTCGTTATCTTGGTTTGCGTCATTATCTTGATTTGTCATGAACATATTCTGCTACAGGCCTCTATAAAAGTCGAGCAACCAACAAAATATATCGAATAAGAGATAGGTTTAA
This sequence is a window from Halobacteriovorax vibrionivorans. Protein-coding genes within it:
- a CDS encoding rhomboid family intramembrane serine protease, giving the protein MTNQDNDANQDNDLKRLHYIGSLRDEQIVSVIEKQLLNEGIHIRKEFENDFFHLFVVELKDLSQAREVYRVYIGGAKPIEVNKDWQYVQSLRMGPATIIILALCAIVFIFGWILKNENLYYLFAFSTSKLDPYHNLNAGEYWRIITPAFIHFGFMHVFFNLLWWKELGKLIEFTKGSFFLILLLLFTGIISNFLQAAMSPGFFGGLSGVVYGLLGFLWPYSRLNPNFKFKLPTTDIVLMTGWLFLGFFDVFNFKMANWAHGGGLVSGAILGIIFALIDRQKTQTDQA
- a CDS encoding pseudouridine synthase, with translation MKKRLKIRLSENDIIFEDDNYIALNKKAGWPVHKTLDPMRDNCTDALKSYLKFREDGKSPYLVLVHRLDVETAGILLFAKSKEANKYLQDLFSSHQADKIDKRYLAICSGRPKTDEGTIENFIKGQREGRKEKMVVVSSGGKKAITNYWVKDFKNDYSLIEFQILTGRKHQIRLHAKSIGHPIFGDPIYSNSKEQDGQRLCAYKLSFFDKFSNQKIDLEIRPVFDLDNFRTKISDEFKYIIFNKPYNVLCQFGKDHKDQLSLIDYNLPKELYPVGRLDKDSEGLLILTNDGKYKDRMANAKSKVEKTYLVQVDGDITNEAIEELKKGVVIKDNYKTKPAKVKKIESNLVKVEQRDPPVRFRKNIPTSWIEVRISEGKNRQVRRMCAAVGFPTLRLIRTAIGNIKLGELKLGQFEFFDGQ